One Branchiostoma floridae strain S238N-H82 chromosome 1, Bfl_VNyyK, whole genome shotgun sequence genomic region harbors:
- the LOC118410171 gene encoding trafficking protein particle complex subunit 4-like, with protein sequence MVIYSVFVVNKAGSLIYHNDHSSSRPEVEKTFGFPLELTLKLQDERLLVIFGQRDGIRVGHTLLAINGEDVSGTKLGADNERNVMDVLNDPSNYPISIKFGRPKLSSNERIMLASMFHSLFAIGSQLSPEPHSSGIEVLETDAFKLHCFQTQTGIKFIVLTDPRQGGVEAILHRLHELYADYALKNSFYALDMPIRCELFDTSLQAVLEQAEKSGVYSGV encoded by the exons ATGGTGATCTACAGTGTGTTTGTGGTTAACAAGGCGGGGAGTCTGATCTACCACAACGACCACTCCTCCTCACGCCCGGAGGTGGAGAAGACTTTCGGGTTCCCGCTGGAACTCACGCTGAAGCTGCAGGACGAGCGTCTCCTCGTCATATTTGGTCAGCGGGACGGCATCCGTGTGGGACACACGCTGTTGGCCATCAATGGAGAGGACGTGTCGGGGACAAAATTGGGAGCTGATAATGAGAGAAACGTGATGGACGTCCTAAACGATCCCAGCAACTATCCCATTTCCATCAAGTTCGGTAGACCCAAGCTCTCCAGCAATGAGCGAATCATGCTGGCTAGCATGTTCCATTCGCTGTTTGCCATCGGCTCGCAGCTGTCGCCTGAGCCACACTCGTCAGGAATAGAGGTACTGGAGACGGATGCCTTCAAGCTACACTGCTTCCAGACACAAACAG GTATAAAGTTCATTGTCCTGACAGACCCCCGGCAAGGTGGAGTGGAAGCCATCCTACACAGGCTGCATGAGCTGTACGCAGACTACGCCCTGAAGAACTCCTTCTATGCCCTGGACATGCCTATCCGATGTGAACTGTTTGATACAAGTCTTCAGGCAGTCTTAGAGCAGGCGGAAAAATCAGGGGTCTATTCAGGAGTTTAG